One region of Polynucleobacter sp. Adler-ghost genomic DNA includes:
- a CDS encoding succinate dehydrogenase iron-sulfur subunit → MSDIRVFEIYRYDPDADAAPRMERYELELTGERMLLDALISLKKQDESISYRRSCREGVCGSDAMNINGKNGLACLTNMLTLPKVITLRPLPGLPVVRDLIVDMTLFFKQYLSIKPYLVNDNPFPEKERLQSPEEREELNGLYECILCASCSTSCPSFWWNPDKFVGPAGLLQAYRFIADSRDEDTAQRLDNLEDPYRLFRCHTIMNCVDVCPKHLNPTKAIGKIKELMVRRAV, encoded by the coding sequence ATGAGTGATATTCGTGTATTTGAAATTTACCGCTACGATCCAGATGCCGATGCGGCGCCACGTATGGAGCGCTATGAGCTTGAATTAACTGGCGAGCGTATGTTGTTGGATGCCTTGATTTCTCTAAAGAAACAAGATGAAAGCATTTCCTATCGTCGCTCATGTCGTGAGGGTGTTTGTGGCTCAGATGCAATGAACATTAATGGTAAGAATGGATTGGCTTGCTTAACTAATATGTTGACCTTGCCCAAAGTCATTACATTACGTCCATTGCCTGGTTTGCCAGTCGTGCGTGACTTGATCGTCGATATGACTTTGTTCTTCAAGCAGTACTTGTCCATCAAGCCTTACTTGGTAAATGACAATCCATTTCCAGAGAAAGAGCGACTCCAGAGTCCTGAAGAGCGTGAAGAGTTGAATGGTTTATATGAATGCATTTTATGTGCCTCATGTTCAACCTCATGCCCATCTTTCTGGTGGAATCCAGATAAGTTTGTTGGCCCAGCTGGTTTGCTTCAAGCATATCGCTTTATTGCAGATAGCCGAGATGAAGATACAGCACAGCGCTTAGACAACTTGGAAGACCCATACCGCTTGTTCCGTTGTCATACCATCATGAACTGCGTAGACGTTTGTCCTAAGCATTTAAATCCTACCAAGGCAATTGGCAAGATTAAGGAATTAATGGTTCGTAGGGCAGTATGA
- a CDS encoding GntR family transcriptional regulator → MSLISEPIASFSPLYEQIKAMILASLQASEWLPGDAIPSEMELAARYAVSQGTVRKAIDELAAQNLLIRRQGKGTFVATHQEEDFQYRFLRLEPDSGEKLHLKNQFLACENIQSDPHIAQLLKLKPGDSIIRIDRVQSSGGRPIVFEEIWLPEARFKGLNLEMLNAWSGPMYAFYECEYATHMVRAEEKIKAVLASPELAKYLQVAEGAALLSVERVAFTYGNKPVEIRHARYDTNGQHYDNKLN, encoded by the coding sequence TTGTCCCTTATATCCGAACCAATTGCCTCATTTAGTCCGCTCTATGAGCAAATTAAAGCCATGATTCTGGCGAGTTTGCAGGCCTCCGAATGGTTGCCTGGTGATGCAATCCCCAGCGAGATGGAGCTTGCAGCGCGATATGCAGTGAGCCAAGGGACTGTTCGCAAGGCTATTGATGAATTAGCTGCCCAAAACTTGCTAATACGTCGTCAGGGTAAGGGCACCTTTGTAGCAACCCACCAAGAGGAAGACTTCCAATATCGCTTTTTGCGTTTAGAGCCTGATTCTGGCGAGAAGTTACACCTGAAAAACCAGTTTTTAGCCTGTGAAAACATCCAGTCAGATCCCCATATTGCTCAGTTGCTGAAGTTAAAGCCAGGTGATTCGATTATTCGGATCGACCGAGTGCAAAGCTCTGGAGGTCGACCAATCGTTTTTGAAGAAATATGGCTGCCAGAGGCCCGCTTTAAAGGCTTAAATCTGGAGATGCTCAATGCTTGGTCTGGCCCAATGTATGCCTTTTATGAGTGTGAATATGCCACCCATATGGTTAGGGCGGAGGAAAAAATCAAGGCGGTCCTGGCGAGCCCAGAGCTTGCAAAATACCTACAAGTTGCCGAAGGCGCCGCCTTACTTTCTGTCGAACGTGTGGCTTTCACCTACGGGAATAAACCAGTAGAAATTCGGCACGCAAGATATGACACTAATGGCCAGCATTACGACAATAAATTGAACTAG
- a CDS encoding succinate dehydrogenase assembly factor 2 yields the protein MTLGNAELYRLKSDARRGLLENDLILQRFFERYGSQLSVEDGKVLSQLLALEDNDLMDLLIGRKDSVVGLEKESQDESFKAVLQKLRQK from the coding sequence ATGACCCTCGGTAATGCAGAGTTATATCGTTTAAAGAGTGATGCCCGCAGGGGTTTGCTTGAAAATGATCTTATTCTGCAGCGTTTTTTTGAGCGCTATGGTTCTCAATTGAGCGTGGAGGATGGAAAGGTATTGAGTCAGTTACTAGCTTTAGAAGACAATGACTTGATGGACCTATTGATTGGTCGCAAGGATTCTGTGGTGGGATTGGAAAAAGAGTCTCAAGATGAGTCTTTTAAGGCGGTTTTACAAAAGCTGAGACAGAAATAA
- the sdhC gene encoding succinate dehydrogenase, cytochrome b556 subunit, with protein MVDAQQNVKKDRPVYRNIGLAQLIKYRLPWAGKVSILHRISGAALFLMLPFLLYLLDQSLASEMSYQTFQAITGHPLVKIILLGLIWSFLHHFCAGIRYLLLDLEIGVEKADANRSAIFVFFLGLALTAIVGLKLFGLY; from the coding sequence ATGGTTGACGCACAGCAAAATGTAAAAAAAGATAGACCTGTTTACCGTAACATTGGTCTTGCTCAGTTAATCAAGTACCGCCTTCCTTGGGCTGGGAAAGTTTCTATTCTTCACCGCATCAGCGGGGCAGCACTGTTCTTGATGTTGCCATTCTTGCTTTATCTCTTAGATCAAAGCTTGGCTTCTGAGATGAGTTATCAAACCTTTCAGGCAATTACTGGTCATCCGCTTGTAAAAATCATCCTTCTTGGATTAATTTGGTCCTTTTTGCACCATTTCTGTGCCGGAATCCGCTATCTCTTGTTGGATTTGGAAATTGGCGTTGAAAAGGCTGATGCCAATCGCTCTGCGATCTTTGTGTTTTTCTTAGGTCTTGCTCTAACCGCGATTGTTGGCCTCAAACTTTTTGGCTTGTATTAA
- the sdhA gene encoding succinate dehydrogenase flavoprotein subunit, whose amino-acid sequence MTAIKKVLPRRRFDAVIIGAGGSGMRASLQLAEAGLNVAVLTKVFPTRSHTVAAQGGIGASLGNMSEDNWHYHFYDTIKGSDWLGDQDVIEFMCREAPKVVYELEHFGMPFDRNPDGTIYQRPFGGHTANYGEKPVQRACAAADRTGHAMLHTLYQRNVRAKTNFFVEWLALDLIRDDAGDVVGVTALEMETGQVYILETKVVMMATGGAGRIWDASTNAFINTGDGMGLAARAGIPLEDMEFWQFHPTGVAGAGVLLTEGCRGEGGILRNKDGERFMERYAPTYKDLAPRDFVSRCMDQEIKEGRGCGPNGDYVVLDLTHIGAETIMKRLPSVYEIGINFANVDVTKEPIPVVPTIHYQMGGIPTNIHGQVVVPANGKPNEIVNGLYAIGECSCVSVHGANRLGTNSLLDLLVFGRAAGNHIVAMDLKKREFKPLPANAGEQTLARIAALDNSTSGEYAQDVANDIRKTMQKYAGVFRNQELMDEGVRQMAKLTERAKHLWLKDKSEIFNTARIEALEVANLIEAANATMISAAARTESRGAHSHDDHQHRDDDNWMKHTLWYSEGNRLDYKPVILKPLTVESFPPKERTF is encoded by the coding sequence ATGACCGCGATTAAAAAAGTGTTACCACGCCGTCGCTTCGACGCGGTAATTATCGGTGCAGGTGGTTCGGGCATGCGTGCTTCTTTGCAGTTAGCAGAAGCTGGCTTGAATGTTGCGGTATTAACTAAGGTTTTCCCAACACGTTCACATACCGTTGCTGCCCAGGGCGGTATTGGTGCCTCCCTCGGTAACATGAGTGAAGATAACTGGCACTATCATTTTTACGACACGATCAAAGGTTCGGACTGGTTAGGCGACCAAGATGTGATCGAGTTTATGTGTCGCGAAGCTCCAAAAGTTGTCTATGAGCTTGAACACTTCGGTATGCCATTTGACCGCAATCCAGACGGCACGATTTATCAGCGTCCTTTTGGTGGTCATACGGCCAATTATGGTGAGAAACCGGTTCAGCGTGCGTGCGCTGCTGCTGACCGAACTGGTCATGCCATGTTGCATACCTTGTACCAACGAAACGTTCGTGCAAAAACCAATTTCTTCGTTGAGTGGTTAGCTCTTGACCTCATCCGTGATGATGCTGGTGATGTCGTTGGGGTAACTGCGCTCGAAATGGAAACGGGCCAAGTTTATATTTTAGAAACCAAAGTAGTCATGATGGCTACTGGCGGTGCTGGTCGTATTTGGGATGCATCGACAAATGCATTTATTAATACTGGCGACGGTATGGGTCTTGCAGCACGTGCGGGCATTCCATTAGAAGATATGGAGTTCTGGCAATTCCACCCAACTGGCGTAGCCGGTGCAGGCGTGTTGTTGACCGAAGGTTGTCGTGGTGAAGGCGGCATCTTGCGTAATAAAGATGGCGAACGCTTTATGGAGCGTTATGCACCTACCTATAAAGACTTAGCGCCACGCGATTTTGTATCGCGCTGCATGGATCAGGAAATTAAAGAAGGGCGCGGTTGTGGCCCGAATGGCGATTACGTGGTCCTCGACTTAACGCATATTGGTGCTGAGACCATCATGAAGCGTTTACCTTCAGTTTATGAAATCGGTATCAATTTTGCTAACGTTGACGTTACTAAAGAGCCGATTCCAGTTGTACCAACCATTCACTATCAGATGGGTGGTATTCCTACTAACATTCATGGTCAAGTTGTTGTGCCAGCGAATGGCAAACCCAATGAAATCGTTAATGGTCTCTATGCCATTGGTGAGTGCTCCTGTGTATCGGTTCACGGTGCAAACCGTTTGGGCACGAACTCATTACTCGACTTATTGGTATTCGGTCGTGCAGCAGGTAACCATATTGTTGCCATGGATCTTAAGAAGCGTGAATTCAAACCATTGCCTGCAAATGCTGGCGAGCAAACTTTGGCTCGCATTGCTGCTCTGGATAACTCGACTTCTGGTGAGTATGCGCAAGACGTTGCAAACGATATTCGTAAAACGATGCAGAAGTATGCTGGCGTATTCCGTAATCAAGAGTTGATGGACGAGGGTGTTCGTCAAATGGCCAAGCTCACTGAGCGCGCTAAGCACTTATGGCTGAAAGATAAATCGGAGATTTTTAATACAGCACGTATCGAAGCCTTAGAAGTTGCTAACTTAATTGAAGCTGCAAATGCAACTATGATCTCCGCTGCGGCGCGTACTGAAAGTCGTGGCGCGCATTCACATGATGATCATCAACATCGTGATGATGACAACTGGATGAAGCACACACTTTGGTATAGCGAAGGTAATCGATTGGATTACAAGCCGGTGATTTTGAAGCCATTGACTGTTGAGTCTTTCCCTCCTAAAGAACGTACTTTCTAA
- a CDS encoding glutathione binding-like protein produces MIDVYSWPTPNGHKVHIMLEECGYKLGKDWFAHPIDIGAGDQFKKEFLAISPNNKIPAITDPNGPDGKPIHLFESGAILLYLAAKTGKFLPKSTRGKYEVLQWLMFQMGGLGPLLGQNHHFRIYAPEKIDYAINRYTNEAKRLYGVIDHQLKDNAYIAGKNYSIADIAIFPWTRNWKNQGIDINEYPHFKRWFEMVGERPAVKRGVEVLTALRKPLHDDKAREQLFGSSQYQKRN; encoded by the coding sequence ATCATTGATGTTTACAGTTGGCCAACACCAAATGGTCACAAAGTTCACATCATGCTCGAGGAGTGTGGCTATAAGTTAGGTAAAGACTGGTTTGCTCATCCAATTGATATTGGAGCTGGCGATCAGTTTAAGAAAGAATTCTTGGCGATCAGCCCAAATAACAAGATTCCAGCTATCACCGATCCTAATGGGCCCGACGGCAAGCCTATACATTTATTTGAATCTGGTGCAATCTTGCTATACCTAGCCGCCAAAACGGGAAAGTTTTTACCCAAATCTACCCGGGGCAAATATGAGGTGTTGCAATGGCTCATGTTCCAAATGGGGGGCTTGGGCCCCCTTTTAGGACAAAACCACCATTTTCGAATCTACGCTCCGGAGAAAATTGATTACGCAATTAATCGCTACACCAATGAAGCTAAGCGCTTGTATGGAGTCATAGATCACCAACTGAAAGATAATGCTTACATTGCCGGGAAAAATTACTCCATTGCGGATATTGCTATTTTTCCTTGGACGCGTAATTGGAAGAACCAAGGTATTGATATCAACGAATATCCTCATTTCAAGCGTTGGTTTGAAATGGTTGGTGAACGCCCTGCCGTTAAGCGTGGCGTTGAAGTGTTAACTGCATTACGCAAGCCCTTGCACGATGACAAGGCAAGAGAACAATTATTTGGTTCATCACAGTATCAAAAAAGGAACTAG
- the gltA gene encoding citrate synthase yields the protein MIESDIKAKLSFSDGTPDIDLPIYKGTVGPDVIDIRKLYGQTGKFTYDSGFLSTASCNSKITYIDGDKGELLYRGYPIEDLAHNCDFLEVCYLLINGELPNATEKKDFENLVMHHTMVHEQMQFFLRGFRRDAHPMSVLTGLVGAMAAFYHDAIDYSQPKAREIAQIRLIAKMPTLVAMSYKYSVGQPFIYPDNSLSYTANFMRMMFATPCEEYKVNPVLVRALDRIFTLHADHEQNASTSTVRLCGSSGTNPFAAISAGIACLWGPAHGGANEACLEMLNEIQASGGVDKIHEFIAQVKDKNSSVRLMGFGHRVYKNFDPRAKLMRETCHEVLKELGLENDPLFKLAMTLEKIALEDEYFVSRKLYPNVDFYSGIVQRALGIPTEMFTCVFALARTVGWIAQWEEMITDPEYKIGRPRQLYVGETSRKVPNISVRK from the coding sequence ATGATTGAATCGGACATCAAGGCAAAATTATCGTTTTCGGACGGCACACCAGATATCGACTTGCCAATATACAAAGGCACAGTGGGTCCTGATGTAATTGATATTCGTAAACTGTACGGTCAAACCGGCAAGTTCACTTACGATTCAGGTTTTTTATCAACAGCCTCTTGTAATAGCAAAATTACCTATATCGATGGTGATAAAGGTGAGTTGCTCTATCGCGGCTACCCAATTGAAGATCTTGCTCACAACTGCGATTTCTTGGAAGTTTGTTATCTACTCATTAATGGTGAGCTGCCAAATGCTACCGAGAAAAAAGATTTCGAGAATTTGGTCATGCATCACACGATGGTTCATGAGCAAATGCAATTTTTCTTGCGCGGTTTCCGTCGTGATGCGCACCCAATGTCTGTATTAACTGGCTTAGTTGGTGCGATGGCAGCTTTTTACCATGACGCCATTGATTACAGTCAGCCTAAGGCACGCGAAATTGCGCAGATTCGTCTAATTGCCAAGATGCCAACCTTGGTTGCAATGTCTTATAAATACTCTGTAGGGCAGCCATTTATCTATCCAGATAACTCTTTGTCTTACACAGCCAACTTTATGCGCATGATGTTTGCAACACCCTGCGAAGAGTACAAAGTAAATCCAGTATTGGTACGCGCTTTGGATCGCATCTTTACTCTACATGCTGACCATGAGCAAAATGCCTCAACTTCAACAGTGCGTTTGTGTGGCTCCTCTGGTACCAATCCATTTGCTGCTATCTCTGCAGGTATTGCTTGTCTCTGGGGTCCTGCTCACGGCGGAGCAAATGAAGCTTGCTTAGAGATGCTCAATGAAATACAGGCTAGTGGTGGTGTAGATAAGATTCATGAGTTTATTGCTCAAGTTAAGGATAAGAACTCCAGTGTTCGCTTGATGGGCTTTGGTCATCGTGTATACAAAAACTTCGATCCACGTGCAAAACTGATGCGTGAAACTTGCCATGAAGTATTAAAAGAATTGGGTCTAGAGAATGACCCATTATTCAAGCTAGCAATGACTCTTGAGAAGATTGCATTGGAAGATGAATATTTTGTCAGCCGCAAGCTCTATCCAAACGTAGATTTCTACTCTGGAATCGTACAGCGCGCTTTGGGCATCCCAACTGAAATGTTTACCTGTGTATTTGCTTTGGCGAGAACGGTTGGCTGGATTGCTCAGTGGGAGGAAATGATCACTGATCCTGAATACAAGATTGGTCGTCCACGTCAGTTATACGTTGGAGAAACTTCGCGAAAAGTTCCCAATATTTCTGTCCGCAAATAA
- the sdhD gene encoding succinate dehydrogenase, hydrophobic membrane anchor protein: MPIYQIGPKRLVVGAHYGLKEWIIQRATAIVMVVFTIVLLVDYCITGSATYEGWAALFSNQFMKLLTLLFFISLFYHAWIGIRDIWMDYIKPVSIRLTLQVLTVLYLVACAAYAVQILWKV; this comes from the coding sequence ATGCCTATTTATCAAATTGGACCCAAGCGCTTAGTTGTTGGCGCCCATTACGGCCTCAAAGAGTGGATCATTCAGCGTGCCACGGCCATTGTGATGGTAGTTTTTACGATCGTGTTGTTAGTGGATTACTGCATCACTGGTAGTGCAACTTATGAAGGTTGGGCCGCCTTGTTTAGTAACCAGTTCATGAAACTGTTGACACTGTTATTTTTCATCAGCTTGTTCTATCACGCTTGGATTGGCATTCGTGATATCTGGATGGATTACATCAAGCCTGTCAGCATTCGTCTAACACTCCAAGTGTTAACTGTTTTGTATCTCGTAGCCTGTGCGGCCTATGCCGTACAAATTTTGTGGAAAGTGTAA
- a CDS encoding methionine aminotransferase, with the protein MDQNLALSPDFPSRLPKVGTTVFTIMSALAAEHQAINLGQGFPDFPCDRKLISAVHAAMLADHNQYPPMVGITELRQGVSQKISTLYGHEYDSDTEITITAGGTQGIMTAILCCVSPGDEVVIIEPAYDSYRPSIDLAGGKTVAVSLTANRDDQGMVSSYSIPWDDLTKAINTKTRLVIINTPHNPTGMVWQTSDLERLANLVRNTNALILSDEVYEHMVFDGHQHISIASLPELAERSFLISSFGKTYHVTGWKIGYVAAPVAMMKEFRKVHQFNVFTVNTPMQYGLAEYLKNPDHYIGLPAFYQAKRDYFRQGLQQTKFKLLPAPASYFQCVNYTKLDIPQAKLSEADFCSWLTTEIGVAAIPVSAFYAQPVESGVIRFCFAKEEKTLSNALERLQTL; encoded by the coding sequence ATGGACCAAAACCTCGCCCTAAGCCCAGACTTTCCAAGTCGCCTACCTAAGGTGGGCACAACTGTGTTTACGATCATGTCAGCCCTCGCTGCAGAGCATCAAGCTATTAACTTAGGGCAAGGTTTTCCGGACTTTCCCTGCGACCGAAAGCTCATATCCGCTGTTCATGCGGCAATGCTGGCTGATCACAATCAATATCCGCCTATGGTGGGGATTACAGAATTACGCCAGGGTGTGTCACAAAAAATATCGACTCTATATGGTCATGAGTACGATTCCGATACGGAGATCACCATTACTGCCGGCGGTACCCAAGGAATCATGACAGCTATTTTGTGCTGTGTGAGCCCTGGTGATGAAGTTGTCATCATTGAACCTGCCTACGATAGCTATCGCCCATCAATTGATCTGGCGGGAGGCAAAACTGTTGCCGTATCGTTGACTGCCAATCGCGATGATCAAGGAATGGTGAGTTCTTATTCAATACCCTGGGACGATCTAACAAAAGCAATCAACACAAAAACGCGACTCGTCATAATCAATACACCACACAATCCAACCGGCATGGTGTGGCAGACATCTGATCTGGAGCGCCTAGCAAATTTAGTCAGAAATACGAATGCGCTGATCTTAAGCGACGAGGTCTACGAGCACATGGTATTTGATGGCCATCAACATATCAGTATTGCAAGTCTCCCTGAATTAGCAGAGCGCAGTTTTCTGATATCGAGTTTTGGCAAAACTTATCATGTCACCGGCTGGAAGATAGGCTATGTAGCGGCGCCTGTAGCGATGATGAAAGAGTTTCGTAAGGTGCACCAGTTCAACGTGTTTACAGTAAATACGCCAATGCAATACGGTCTTGCAGAGTATCTCAAGAACCCAGATCACTACATAGGATTACCAGCTTTTTATCAAGCCAAGCGAGATTACTTTAGACAAGGTTTGCAGCAAACCAAGTTCAAACTATTGCCAGCGCCAGCAAGCTATTTTCAGTGCGTTAATTACACCAAGCTGGATATCCCCCAAGCCAAATTAAGTGAAGCAGATTTTTGCTCTTGGCTAACCACCGAGATTGGCGTGGCAGCTATACCGGTCTCTGCTTTTTATGCGCAGCCAGTAGAGTCAGGTGTCATCCGTTTTTGTTTTGCTAAAGAAGAAAAGACGCTTTCAAACGCATTAGAGCGTTTACAAACCCTATAG
- the yaaA gene encoding peroxide stress protein YaaA, producing MLIVLSPAKSLDYKTPVKVKASTLPEFVSESAKLIADLKKLSPQEVADLMGLSDQLAALNVGRYRDWSKKFTDANSKPAIYAFDGDVYDGFDVKTLNPKAMDFAQDHVRILSGLYGALRPLDLMQPYRLEMGTAFKNPRGKDLYAFWGERVTDSLKKLLEQQKKPVLLNLASEEYFKVLQAKNLDCPVISPVFQDGKDGKYKIISFYAKRARGLMARYVVENRITDPVDLKGFNLDGYKYVASESKPEKPLFRRPEIK from the coding sequence ATGTTGATCGTCCTTTCACCCGCGAAATCCCTAGATTACAAAACCCCAGTCAAGGTCAAGGCTTCAACCTTGCCAGAGTTTGTCTCCGAATCAGCCAAGTTGATAGCTGATCTAAAGAAGCTCTCGCCTCAGGAGGTCGCTGATCTGATGGGTCTCTCGGATCAGTTGGCCGCATTGAATGTGGGCCGTTATCGCGATTGGTCGAAGAAATTTACGGATGCCAACAGCAAGCCGGCTATTTATGCTTTTGATGGCGACGTCTATGACGGATTTGATGTCAAGACGCTAAATCCTAAAGCCATGGATTTTGCGCAAGATCATGTCCGTATCTTGTCAGGCTTGTATGGCGCTCTTCGCCCCCTGGACTTAATGCAGCCTTACCGCCTCGAGATGGGCACTGCCTTTAAGAATCCCCGAGGCAAAGATCTATACGCTTTTTGGGGTGAACGTGTCACTGACTCGCTAAAGAAGCTGTTGGAGCAGCAAAAGAAACCCGTGCTTCTCAATTTAGCCTCTGAAGAATATTTCAAGGTATTACAAGCCAAAAACCTGGATTGCCCGGTGATTTCTCCGGTATTTCAAGATGGTAAGGATGGTAAGTACAAAATCATCTCCTTCTATGCAAAGCGAGCTAGGGGGTTGATGGCCCGCTATGTTGTTGAAAACCGGATCACTGATCCAGTAGATTTGAAGGGTTTCAATTTGGATGGTTATAAATATGTTGCCTCCGAATCTAAGCCAGAAAAACCGTTATTTAGACGCCCCGAAATAAAGTAG
- a CDS encoding DUF2863 family protein has protein sequence MAVHRTKSSQRASPDVERLVADAISLAASGSHIEDQYWEERLNVRLMRLLKSQNQNVIDASLDQTFRINTLAFEVLADCAETLAESLVMEHEGQSWDVLLLALPIIAHTRYQIPSGALPVNVIESTAAALHNSIASTDTRLAIVPWLYSIDQMPHSHCQTRLLTEALASAAITASDVKLELRDMSETIAVLADPRFIIAAVAAPSGMPLFRWQAEVPTRQERGVSLIGWQNAMQEPIAALLPGCEFELLLPEAYFTNCRLADKQVRPLSIRAAVNFLESTLGVMPAGLSCVVGAFGEDQADEYRISFSLKGSAEVVYGVIWPLYDRESVANDALNDLSDDESPMKRIADALRNAGVEDVFRHAMLFDPELCDDCGAPLFPDRSGDAVHAELPDDAPTQQPLFH, from the coding sequence ATGGCTGTTCATCGCACTAAATCCTCGCAACGCGCTTCACCAGATGTTGAGCGCCTCGTAGCAGATGCTATTTCTTTGGCGGCTTCTGGCAGTCATATTGAAGACCAATATTGGGAGGAGCGCTTAAATGTTCGCTTAATGCGCCTGCTCAAAAGCCAGAATCAAAATGTGATCGATGCTTCCTTAGATCAAACATTTCGCATTAATACGCTAGCTTTCGAGGTCCTTGCTGATTGTGCTGAGACACTGGCTGAATCCTTGGTGATGGAGCATGAGGGTCAGAGCTGGGATGTGCTGCTATTGGCTTTGCCAATTATTGCTCATACCCGCTATCAGATTCCCTCTGGGGCATTACCGGTTAATGTGATTGAATCTACTGCCGCTGCATTACACAACTCAATAGCTTCTACGGACACACGCTTAGCGATTGTTCCCTGGCTTTACAGCATTGATCAAATGCCGCACTCCCATTGTCAAACGCGTTTGCTAACCGAGGCTTTAGCATCAGCCGCCATCACCGCTAGTGATGTTAAGTTAGAGTTGCGCGATATGTCAGAGACCATTGCGGTTTTAGCTGATCCACGCTTTATCATCGCCGCCGTTGCTGCTCCCTCTGGAATGCCGCTATTCCGTTGGCAAGCTGAGGTGCCAACACGTCAAGAGCGTGGCGTGAGTTTAATTGGTTGGCAAAATGCGATGCAAGAACCTATTGCCGCACTCTTACCGGGTTGCGAGTTTGAGCTTTTATTACCAGAAGCGTATTTCACTAACTGTCGATTGGCAGATAAACAAGTGCGTCCACTGAGCATTCGAGCTGCTGTGAATTTTCTGGAGAGTACTCTCGGAGTGATGCCTGCTGGATTGTCCTGCGTAGTCGGGGCTTTTGGTGAGGACCAGGCTGATGAGTATCGAATTTCATTTAGTTTAAAAGGCTCTGCTGAAGTTGTGTACGGAGTGATTTGGCCCTTGTACGATCGCGAGAGTGTTGCCAATGATGCACTGAATGATTTATCAGATGACGAAAGTCCAATGAAGCGAATTGCAGATGCGCTTCGTAATGCAGGTGTCGAAGATGTTTTTCGTCATGCCATGCTCTTTGACCCAGAGCTTTGTGATGACTGCGGAGCGCCACTCTTTCCAGACCGATCTGGTGATGCTGTGCATGCTGAGTTGCCAGATGATGCGCCGACTCAGCAACCCTTGTTTCATTAA
- a CDS encoding malate dehydrogenase: protein MAKAPMRVAVTGAAGQIGYSLLFRIANGDLLGKDQPVILQLLEIPDEKAQKALAGVMMELEDCAFPLLAGMTAHSDPMTAFKDIDVALLVGARPRGPGMERKDLLSANAQIFTAQGKALNAVAKKTVKVLVVGNPANTNAYIAMKSAPDIPAKNFTAMLRLDHNRALSQLASKLDKPVADIEKLVVWGNHSPTMYPDYRFATINGKSVKDSINDAAWNKDTFIPTVGKRGAAIIEARGLSSAASAANAAIDHVRDWVLGTNGKWVTMGIPSKGEYGIPAEVIYGYPVVCENGEYKMVEGLEIDEFSRERMNHTLNELLEEQAGVKHLLS from the coding sequence ATGGCAAAAGCCCCAATGCGTGTTGCAGTCACCGGTGCAGCCGGTCAAATCGGATATTCCCTCCTCTTTCGTATCGCCAATGGCGACTTATTGGGCAAAGATCAGCCAGTCATCCTTCAGTTACTAGAGATTCCAGACGAAAAAGCTCAAAAGGCCCTTGCTGGCGTCATGATGGAGCTTGAAGACTGTGCTTTCCCATTGTTGGCAGGCATGACAGCTCACTCCGACCCAATGACAGCATTTAAAGATATCGATGTAGCTTTGTTGGTTGGCGCACGTCCACGTGGCCCCGGCATGGAGCGCAAAGATTTGCTCTCAGCCAATGCGCAGATTTTCACAGCGCAAGGCAAGGCATTGAATGCCGTAGCCAAGAAAACAGTCAAAGTATTAGTAGTTGGCAATCCAGCAAATACGAACGCCTATATCGCCATGAAATCGGCACCAGATATTCCTGCGAAGAATTTCACGGCAATGCTCCGCCTAGATCACAACCGCGCTCTCTCACAATTAGCTAGCAAACTGGATAAGCCTGTTGCTGATATCGAGAAATTGGTGGTTTGGGGTAACCATAGCCCGACCATGTACCCAGACTATCGCTTTGCGACCATCAATGGCAAGTCTGTAAAAGACAGCATCAACGATGCAGCATGGAATAAAGATACATTCATCCCTACTGTAGGTAAACGTGGCGCCGCCATTATTGAAGCGCGTGGCCTGTCTTCTGCAGCATCTGCAGCTAATGCCGCAATTGATCATGTGCGCGATTGGGTTCTCGGTACCAATGGTAAGTGGGTCACCATGGGTATTCCATCTAAAGGCGAATACGGCATTCCTGCTGAAGTAATCTACGGCTATCCAGTAGTTTGCGAGAATGGCGAATACAAGATGGTTGAAGGTTTAGAAATTGATGAGTTCTCTCGCGAACGCATGAATCACACGCTCAACGAATTACTTGAAGAGCAAGCTGGCGTTAAGCATCTTCTCTCTTAA